TGATGATCCTGCCATTTCAGGCTGGTTATCAAATAGATGTGAGAGTGAGGAGTAGTCCTCAAGCAGTTCACATAAAGAGGAAGACTTATGCAGCCTTGGAGGGTTTTGTTGTGGGATGCTCGTTAAGTTTGAGTGGTAGTTGTCTTCGATGCCCGAGTCTTCTTGCTCTCGATCCATTGGTGGTGGAACCGACGGGAGATGGTTGCTCTTCTTGTAGATTCGACAAAGGACCCAGTCATCCAACTGTAAATGGAGAGAAGCAGAAGTGTATATCAATTGATATGATTAAAGTTTGCCCATATAAACCAAAAGGGTTGCACTAATTGTTCTGAGCATGCATCTATATGAAGTTAAAGATAATTAACAATAAATAATACTATTATTATAACAAGGACCCTTTCAACTTAAGCAGTCTCAGTCCTAGTGGTAGGTGGGCTGATCAATTAATGAAACTTATCTGTAATACACTGACTCGTATTTTAGTCAATAACTGATGCGAACCATCACTTGAAGTCCTTCTCATCAAAcccaaattgaaaaaaaaaacaatggttGAGTTCATATCTACATGTTAGCCTATTCATTCAATAGCACAGCGGGTTAGAAAGCACTGGACGTCAGAACATTTCCAATCTAGTTAATCAAGTGAAGGGTGTTTTTGTGCCATCCACATCTGGAAGGACATCCACGCCTCATTTTCTTTAACCTGCAAGGGCTGTTTTGTCAACAACAATCCCAAAGGCGAAGGCTCGTATGGTTTAGACTTTAtgcaaagaaagaaaatatcttGGAAGTACGACAGCAGCAAGGAAAGAAcaggagaaaaaagaagggtTCTCAAAGGAGGAGGAGTGGGATGAGATCACTTCCTCACCCTCATGGAAGAGTCTCTAAACTTCATGGGCTTGTAGTTGTTGCTGTTCTGAGCTTCAAAAAGGCGATACTCATGCATGATCCAGTTGGTCTTCAATCCCTTAGGTGGCCTACCCATGTAGAACACCAAGGCCTTCTTAACGCCAATATTCTCATTCCCTTTGCTCGTACGGATCGGCTTATCAGTTCCAGTTGCCTTCCAGTACCCAGATGCCGCTGCCCGGTTTGGGCGTATCCCGTTCGGGTACTTGCGGTCCCTCGGGCTAAAGAAGTACCACTCTCGATCCCCAAACATCGCCTTAGCTGAAACAGATATATTAAGAATCATTAACTACCAAACCATGCACGCAATCATACAATCatgaatgaaataaaaaataaaaaaagcgaTAAGCTAGTGTGCAACACATGATGCACTTTGGCGGCAACGCTGCTGCTAAGCCAACTAACCAGGAAGGTCCCATGGATCAAACTTGTAGATATCGACCTCGGCGATGATCGAAACAGGGCACGGCACCGACGCTGCTCGATTCCTCAGGTAGTGAAGGATGAGCTCTTCGTCGGTCGGATGGAACCGAAAGCCGGGAGGAAGCGACCTGGGGTTGGACATGGCTTCAGAGGCAATGAAGGGGTTGGTTGGTCCCCTTCT
The Phoenix dactylifera cultivar Barhee BC4 chromosome 3, palm_55x_up_171113_PBpolish2nd_filt_p, whole genome shotgun sequence DNA segment above includes these coding regions:
- the LOC103702204 gene encoding NAC domain-containing protein 2-like, with the protein product MSNPRSLPPGFRFHPTDEELILHYLRNRAASVPCPVSIIAEVDIYKFDPWDLPAKAMFGDREWYFFSPRDRKYPNGIRPNRAAASGYWKATGTDKPIRTSKGNENIGVKKALVFYMGRPPKGLKTNWIMHEYRLFEAQNSNNYKPMKFRDSSMRLDDWVLCRIYKKSNHLPSVPPPMDREQEDSGIEDNYHSNLTSIPQQNPPRLHKSSSLCELLEDYSSLSHLFDNQPEMAGSSDHAYIMGPPSSNQLFIDSSGKYNLAQQLPQAEPSAPNAENSSKRQRMSDIYSEENNGVLNPSKNRNDSFICPNFSNQFDGPQCNLLNQPFFGQQILLNSHLGLH